A window of Nitrospirota bacterium contains these coding sequences:
- a CDS encoding DUF2905 domain-containing protein, with protein MADIGKFLLTTGIIIAVIGGLLILFKDGLSFLGKLPGDFVIQRKNFTFYFPLATSILLSVILSLIFYFLGRK; from the coding sequence ATGGCTGACATAGGAAAATTTCTATTAACAACTGGTATCATAATAGCGGTTATTGGCGGACTGCTGATCTTATTTAAAGACGGTCTCTCTTTTTTGGGTAAGCTTCCGGGAGACTTTGTTATACAGAGGAAGAATTTCACTTTCTATTTCCCTCTCGCTACAAGTATATTACTGAGCGTCATCCTGAGTTTAATATTTTATTTTTTAGGCAGAAAGTAA
- a CDS encoding SpoIID/LytB domain-containing protein has protein sequence MKMYLTFLFVFFVLYSAAFADSTIKVLILESSRKPLPSEQAEKVEDLTGKVFFNGQSYTGSIEIIKDEHGLYVINNLPFEKYVEGVVVSEVGKDWEVEALKAQAVISRTYATFIKNQNAEKSFHLTSSELHQAYRGNNIDQSVTRAVTATKGEILIFEERPINALYHASCEGNTELPEEVWRASYPYLKSVECNDKNTPYESWQRRFTFDDISKALGIKGVKDIAITSYTATERVKTLKIITDEDAVEIKATEFRRLLGYKELPSTDFKIIKGETEIVFDGKGYGHGVGLSQWGAFEMARQGKNYREILSHYYPGTTIKNNEELRSELKNK, from the coding sequence ATGAAAATGTACTTAACATTCCTATTTGTTTTCTTTGTTCTCTACTCCGCTGCATTTGCCGACAGTACCATAAAGGTCCTGATACTTGAATCTTCAAGAAAACCATTGCCTTCCGAACAGGCCGAGAAGGTTGAAGATCTGACAGGCAAGGTGTTTTTCAACGGACAATCTTATACAGGCTCCATTGAGATAATAAAGGATGAGCACGGGCTTTATGTTATCAATAACCTCCCCTTTGAAAAATACGTTGAAGGGGTTGTTGTCTCGGAGGTCGGAAAGGACTGGGAGGTTGAAGCGCTGAAGGCCCAGGCCGTTATCTCAAGGACATATGCAACATTCATTAAAAACCAGAACGCGGAAAAAAGCTTTCACCTGACCTCAAGCGAACTCCATCAGGCGTACAGGGGCAATAATATTGATCAGTCGGTCACCCGCGCTGTGACGGCAACAAAGGGCGAGATACTGATTTTTGAAGAGCGCCCGATAAATGCGCTTTACCACGCATCCTGCGAGGGCAATACGGAACTGCCCGAAGAAGTCTGGAGGGCAAGCTATCCATATCTTAAATCAGTAGAGTGTAATGACAAAAATACACCGTATGAAAGCTGGCAGCGGAGATTTACCTTTGATGATATCAGCAAGGCGCTTGGCATAAAAGGAGTGAAGGACATAGCTATTACTTCTTACACTGCTACGGAAAGGGTCAAGACGCTTAAAATAATCACTGATGAAGACGCGGTGGAGATCAAGGCCACGGAATTCCGCAGGCTGCTCGGATACAAAGAGCTGCCCAGCACGGATTTTAAGATCATTAAAGGTGAAACAGAAATTGTCTTTGACGGCAAAGGATACGGCCACGGGGTCGGGCTGAGCCAGTGGGGGGCGTTTGAAATGGCGAGGCAGGGCAAGAACTACAGGGAGATACTGTCGCATTATTACCCCGGGACAACGATAAAGAATAATGAGGAATTGCGATCCGAGTTGAAGAATAAATAG
- the ruvB gene encoding Holliday junction branch migration DNA helicase RuvB, translating into MKDIPQRSISSEANIEDVNFELSIRPRAFDEFVGQDKLKENLKIFIQAARQRGEALDHVLFCGPPGLGKTTLAHIIASELGADIKVTSGPVLERPGDLAAILTNLGEKDILFIDEIHRLPRMAEEILYPAMEDYQLDIIIGQGPSARSLKLNLPRFTLIGATTRTGLLTSPLRDRFGIINRLDFYTPKNLENILLRSARILNTEIREAAAAEIAGRSRGTPRIANRLLRRTRDFAQVKGTGIIELDITKDALLAMEVDNLGFDEMDRKLLLAIIEKYSGGPVGIETLAASIREEKDTIEDVYEPFLLQQGFIERTPRGRVATKRAYEHFGMKKGDDLF; encoded by the coding sequence ATGAAAGACATACCGCAGAGAAGTATTTCATCTGAGGCCAATATCGAGGACGTAAACTTCGAGCTGAGCATCCGGCCGAGGGCATTTGATGAGTTTGTCGGGCAGGACAAGCTTAAGGAAAATCTGAAGATATTTATACAGGCTGCAAGGCAGAGGGGCGAGGCGCTTGATCACGTCCTTTTCTGCGGGCCTCCGGGGCTTGGCAAGACAACGCTAGCCCACATAATCGCCTCGGAGCTTGGAGCTGATATAAAGGTGACTTCCGGCCCCGTGCTTGAGAGGCCGGGCGACCTTGCCGCCATTCTCACTAATCTCGGAGAAAAAGACATCCTTTTCATTGACGAAATTCACAGGCTGCCGAGAATGGCAGAGGAGATCCTCTATCCCGCGATGGAGGATTATCAGCTTGATATTATTATCGGACAGGGCCCAAGCGCGAGGTCGCTGAAATTGAATCTGCCCCGCTTCACGCTCATCGGCGCTACGACAAGGACGGGACTGCTGACGTCTCCGTTAAGGGACAGATTCGGGATAATCAACCGGCTGGATTTTTACACACCCAAAAATCTTGAGAATATCCTGCTTCGCTCGGCGAGAATCCTAAACACCGAGATAAGAGAAGCCGCGGCAGCAGAGATTGCGGGCAGGTCAAGGGGCACGCCGAGGATCGCAAACAGGCTGCTCAGGCGCACAAGGGACTTTGCCCAGGTCAAAGGCACTGGTATAATTGAATTAGACATTACAAAAGACGCGCTCCTTGCGATGGAAGTCGACAACCTGGGGTTTGACGAAATGGACAGAAAACTGCTCCTCGCCATAATCGAAAAATATAGCGGCGGCCCCGTCGGGATAGAGACACTCGCCGCATCGATCAGGGAAGAGAAAGATACCATCGAAGACGTGTATGAGCCGTTCCTTCTTCAGCAGGGTTTTATCGAGAGGACGCCCAGAGGCAGGGTCGCGACAAAAAGGGCCTATGAACATTTCGGCATGAAAAAAGGCGATGATTTGTTTTGA
- the ybeY gene encoding rRNA maturation RNase YbeY, protein MSGQPAAELSILFVGDKKMAQLSAQYRGKHKSTDVLSFPQTSQKSEVRSKKFPLPTSHFPLGDIVISIPRAELQAKQYGWSFYDEMYRLLIHGILHLSGYDHEQSKYRAAMMRKKEQEIFDAVKKMG, encoded by the coding sequence TTGTCAGGACAACCGGCGGCTGAATTAAGCATCCTTTTTGTGGGAGACAAAAAGATGGCGCAGTTAAGCGCCCAATACAGGGGCAAACACAAGAGCACGGACGTGCTCTCATTTCCACAGACAAGTCAAAAGTCAGAAGTTAGAAGTAAGAAGTTCCCACTTCCTACTTCCCACTTCCCACTTGGAGATATTGTCATAAGCATTCCCCGCGCGGAACTGCAGGCGAAGCAATACGGGTGGAGCTTTTATGATGAGATGTACCGCCTTCTGATCCACGGCATACTTCATTTATCCGGATATGACCACGAACAGTCAAAGTACAGGGCAGCGATGATGAGAAAAAAAGAACAGGAGATATTTGATGCCGTTAAGAAAATGGGCTGA
- the ruvA gene encoding Holliday junction branch migration protein RuvA: MIASLKGIILSKRTDGIVVDVNGVGYQVCIPLSSLADVPGQGEPVFLHTYMHVREDVLQLFGFLSEEEKKIFTILLGINGVGPKLGLAILSGMPVQRLINAINNEDVSLLSTIPGLGKKTSARLILELKGKLPSFDIGGGDGSSYRGSASEDAISALVNLGYKKPLAEQAVDTSVKNGSAAIEDIIREALKNLNK, from the coding sequence ATGATTGCATCTCTTAAAGGCATAATCCTCAGCAAAAGGACCGACGGGATTGTTGTTGACGTCAACGGCGTCGGCTATCAAGTCTGCATCCCGTTGAGCAGTCTTGCTGATGTTCCGGGACAGGGGGAACCGGTCTTTCTTCACACATATATGCATGTCAGGGAAGACGTACTCCAACTGTTTGGCTTTCTTTCGGAAGAGGAAAAGAAGATATTTACAATCCTCCTTGGGATCAACGGTGTCGGTCCCAAACTCGGCCTTGCCATTCTTTCCGGGATGCCGGTGCAGAGATTAATTAACGCGATCAACAATGAAGATGTCTCTCTGCTCTCCACTATTCCTGGCCTCGGGAAAAAGACGTCCGCAAGGCTTATTCTCGAACTCAAAGGGAAGCTGCCGTCCTTTGATATCGGAGGAGGAGATGGTTCTTCCTACAGGGGAAGCGCCTCTGAAGATGCCATATCAGCCCTTGTGAACTTAGGTTATAAAAAACCATTAGCTGAACAGGCAGTGGACACATCCGTAAAGAACGGCTCTGCCGCCATTGAAGATATAATCAGGGAAGCATTAAAAAATTTGAATAAGTAG
- a CDS encoding diacylglycerol kinase, whose protein sequence is MPLRKWADSANHAIEGILHAAKTQRHMRYHLYAAILILIISFTIGISWSEFVILITLSIIVLAIEMLNTAVESITDVLFKEYNEQAKWIKDVAAGAVLITALGAAVIGYIILFEPVKNFFYSGLNIAKHAESDIAVVSLIVVLILVVLAKSFFGRGQPLRGGMPSGHAAVAFSMWVAVIFITESFMPSVLALLMAVLIAQSRVSTGIHKPLEVVLGALLGMAVTFLLFKIFS, encoded by the coding sequence ATGCCGTTAAGAAAATGGGCTGACAGCGCCAATCACGCCATTGAAGGCATCCTTCACGCAGCAAAGACCCAGCGGCACATGCGTTATCATTTGTACGCTGCCATACTAATTCTTATTATCAGTTTTACCATCGGCATCAGCTGGTCAGAGTTTGTTATTTTAATTACCTTATCCATTATTGTGCTTGCCATAGAGATGCTCAATACTGCTGTTGAATCAATCACCGACGTATTATTCAAGGAATACAATGAACAGGCAAAATGGATAAAAGACGTGGCCGCCGGAGCGGTGCTGATAACCGCGCTTGGAGCTGCGGTCATAGGGTACATTATTCTTTTTGAGCCGGTGAAAAATTTCTTTTACAGCGGGCTCAATATTGCAAAGCACGCTGAATCCGATATTGCTGTTGTTTCGCTGATCGTGGTGCTCATACTGGTAGTGCTGGCAAAATCATTTTTTGGCAGGGGGCAGCCTTTAAGAGGGGGAATGCCCAGCGGTCATGCCGCGGTCGCCTTTTCAATGTGGGTAGCCGTAATCTTTATCACCGAGAGTTTCATGCCTTCCGTACTTGCGCTGCTTATGGCTGTCCTTATCGCGCAAAGCAGGGTCAGCACCGGCATTCATAAGCCCCTGGAGGTTGTTCTCGGCGCGCTCCTGGGAATGGCGGTGACATTCCTGCTTTTTAAAATATTTTCATAA
- a CDS encoding epoxyqueuosine reductase QueH has protein sequence MKILFHICCSNCAVYPVKLTRAEGHDFTGFWYNPNIHPSEEYQLRLDSLKKLSDDWRITMLYLDEYRPEDFFDMFNIESSPSIYTDGLFDLSDLNYVPLFPERCKSCYSLRLERTAATASKEGFDAFSTTLLISPYQDFDQISITGKLLAEKYNISFYLKDFRPYFRESKCLAKELSLYRQRYCGCIFSKLEREQAIKERELKKLHG, from the coding sequence ATGAAAATCCTTTTTCACATTTGCTGCAGTAATTGCGCTGTTTATCCGGTCAAGTTGACGCGGGCGGAAGGACATGACTTCACTGGGTTCTGGTACAATCCCAATATTCATCCGTCTGAAGAATATCAGTTGCGCCTTGATTCTTTAAAAAAGCTGTCAGATGATTGGCGCATAACTATGCTTTATCTTGATGAATACAGGCCCGAAGATTTTTTTGACATGTTTAATATCGAAAGTTCGCCATCCATCTATACGGACGGACTGTTCGACCTAAGCGATTTAAATTATGTTCCTCTCTTCCCTGAACGATGTAAGTCATGTTATTCACTCAGGCTTGAGAGGACCGCCGCTACCGCCAGTAAAGAAGGCTTTGACGCTTTTTCAACAACCCTGCTTATCAGCCCGTACCAGGATTTTGATCAGATCTCAATTACGGGCAAACTGCTTGCCGAAAAATATAATATTTCATTTTATCTGAAAGATTTCAGGCCGTATTTCAGGGAGTCAAAGTGCCTTGCAAAAGAACTCTCCCTTTACAGGCAGAGATATTGCGGATGTATTTTCAGCAAGCTGGAGAGGGAGCAGGCCATTAAGGAAAGGGAGCTGAAAAAGCTTCATGGCTGA
- a CDS encoding HDIG domain-containing protein has product MKNGKLPDQKKQFFSFDKNFLLKMSLLIVFAAVLNISLVWGQTIPIAAIAGSFLITALLLLILYKDFIRYKPQIKHDYKLLILIGTLLSGNLIIARAIFYILEGFTKVVSVVDPALTIYAVPLATGAMLTALLIDIHTAIVFTVITSLLAGLWLNNPLFSIFIFASGLTGAFGVIRCKKRSAIWRAGFYVSVVSFSTALVIALFREQFFTLETFVITSSAFFNGIIVATLVSALLPVFEYLFKLSTDISLLELLDLNQPLMHELLVEAPGTYHHSIIVGNLAETAAEAVGVNPLLARVSAYYHDIGKVKMPDYFVENQVSSVSKHEKLTPRMSSIILLSHVKEGAELAKKHKLPQAVIDIIQQHHGTSIQTFFYQKAKEQHDIDTPVTEEDFRYPGPKPQTRVAALVLMADAVEAASRVLTDTTPSRVAMLVDRIINHCFIDGQLDNCELTFKDIREIKTHFVYLLSSMYHKRINYPGFEFESENENTFTKPAKAPSPK; this is encoded by the coding sequence ATGAAAAACGGTAAGCTCCCGGACCAGAAGAAACAGTTTTTCAGTTTCGATAAGAACTTCCTGTTAAAGATGTCCCTGCTTATCGTGTTTGCCGCTGTTTTAAATATTTCGTTAGTCTGGGGGCAGACCATCCCGATAGCTGCAATAGCAGGCTCTTTCCTTATCACTGCGCTGCTGCTGCTGATCCTTTACAAAGACTTCATCAGGTACAAGCCACAGATAAAGCATGATTACAAACTCCTTATACTTATCGGGACGCTTTTATCAGGCAACCTCATAATTGCGCGCGCCATCTTCTACATACTTGAGGGTTTTACAAAGGTCGTAAGCGTCGTTGATCCCGCGCTTACGATTTACGCGGTCCCCCTTGCAACAGGCGCGATGCTCACAGCCCTGTTAATTGATATCCATACCGCTATTGTCTTTACGGTCATAACAAGCCTCCTTGCGGGGTTATGGCTTAATAACCCGCTGTTTTCCATATTCATATTCGCATCAGGGCTTACCGGCGCCTTCGGAGTGATCAGGTGTAAAAAGCGCTCAGCGATCTGGCGGGCCGGCTTTTATGTCAGCGTAGTCAGCTTTTCCACCGCCCTGGTTATAGCACTTTTTAGGGAGCAGTTCTTTACCCTTGAGACCTTCGTGATCACAAGTTCCGCCTTTTTCAACGGCATCATAGTTGCCACGCTGGTGTCTGCCCTTCTGCCTGTCTTTGAATATTTATTTAAACTGTCAACGGACATCAGCCTTCTTGAGCTGCTTGACCTGAACCAGCCGCTTATGCATGAACTCCTGGTGGAAGCCCCCGGCACATATCATCACAGCATAATAGTCGGGAACCTGGCTGAGACCGCGGCTGAAGCGGTAGGGGTCAACCCCCTGCTTGCGAGGGTAAGCGCGTATTACCACGACATCGGGAAGGTCAAGATGCCGGACTATTTTGTGGAAAACCAGGTAAGCTCCGTCAGCAAGCACGAAAAGCTTACGCCCCGCATGAGCAGTATCATCCTGCTGTCTCATGTGAAAGAGGGCGCTGAGCTTGCAAAAAAGCATAAACTCCCCCAGGCGGTAATCGACATCATACAGCAGCACCACGGCACTTCCATCCAGACGTTCTTTTATCAAAAGGCAAAGGAGCAGCACGACATCGATACCCCTGTCACAGAAGAGGACTTCAGGTACCCCGGCCCCAAACCGCAGACGCGCGTCGCGGCGCTCGTGCTCATGGCTGACGCGGTCGAAGCCGCATCGAGGGTGCTGACTGATACCACGCCCTCAAGGGTCGCGATGCTTGTTGACAGGATCATCAACCACTGTTTCATAGACGGGCAATTGGACAACTGCGAATTGACTTTTAAAGACATCCGCGAGATCAAGACCCACTTTGTCTATCTTCTGAGCAGCATGTATCATAAACGCATTAATTACCCCGGCTTTGAATTTGAATCAGAGAATGAAAATACTTTTACAAAACCGGCAAAGGCGCCGTCCCCTAAATAA
- the ruvC gene encoding crossover junction endodeoxyribonuclease RuvC, producing MRIIGVDPGTVCCGYGIVESGQKSGRLIHVVSGEIRMKQKDPLSERLKILYDSLKGIIVEYKPSQLCIEKIFYHKSIRSSLALGSTRGVVLLLAAENGIPVFEYNSTALKMALTGYGRAEKMQVQQMVKIILNLNSAARSEDSTDALALCICHIHSGNKLL from the coding sequence ATGCGCATCATCGGCGTTGACCCCGGAACAGTCTGCTGCGGGTATGGAATTGTAGAAAGCGGTCAGAAGTCAGGAAGACTCATTCATGTCGTCTCGGGCGAGATCCGGATGAAGCAAAAAGACCCCCTGTCTGAACGCCTTAAAATTCTATATGATTCTCTAAAGGGGATCATTGTCGAATACAAACCTTCTCAACTATGCATTGAAAAGATCTTTTATCATAAAAGCATCCGCTCCTCTCTGGCGCTCGGGTCCACGCGCGGGGTCGTCCTGCTTCTTGCCGCTGAGAATGGCATCCCTGTCTTTGAATACAACTCGACCGCATTGAAAATGGCGCTGACCGGCTACGGGAGGGCTGAAAAAATGCAGGTGCAGCAAATGGTGAAGATAATCCTCAACCTCAACTCCGCTGCCCGCAGCGAAGACAGCACAGACGCGCTTGCGCTGTGCATATGCCATATACATTCGGGGAATAAATTACTATAA
- a CDS encoding YebC/PmpR family DNA-binding transcriptional regulator, with protein MSGHSKWSQIKHKKAATDSKKGKAFSKLSKELSVAARLGGGNPDMNARLRLVIEKAREVNMPADNIKRAIQKGTGELPGVHYEEILYEGYGPAGVALMMEVMTDNRTRTVAEIRHILSKHGGNMGETGSVGWIFDKKGYILVSKKIGDEDTLMSNALDAGAEDFKNDTEEENYEIITAPEDLNKVKEYLEAKKITLSLSEITLVPKNYIKLEVRDAEKMLKLMEALEEHDDIQNVYANFDIPDEIMAKIQ; from the coding sequence ATGTCCGGACACTCGAAATGGTCGCAGATCAAACATAAAAAGGCAGCTACCGACTCAAAGAAGGGGAAGGCCTTCTCAAAGCTTTCAAAGGAATTAAGCGTTGCCGCAAGGCTTGGCGGTGGGAATCCTGATATGAACGCGCGCCTCAGGCTTGTGATTGAAAAAGCGAGGGAAGTAAATATGCCTGCCGACAATATCAAGCGGGCCATACAGAAGGGCACCGGTGAACTCCCCGGCGTACACTACGAGGAAATATTGTATGAGGGCTATGGCCCGGCAGGCGTCGCGTTAATGATGGAGGTCATGACAGACAACAGGACAAGGACTGTCGCCGAGATCAGGCACATCCTCTCCAAGCACGGCGGAAACATGGGTGAGACAGGCAGTGTCGGGTGGATTTTCGACAAGAAGGGCTACATTCTTGTGAGCAAGAAAATAGGTGATGAAGACACATTGATGTCCAACGCGCTGGACGCAGGAGCAGAAGATTTCAAGAATGACACTGAAGAGGAGAACTATGAAATCATAACCGCCCCTGAAGATTTAAATAAGGTCAAAGAATATCTTGAAGCAAAAAAGATCACACTAAGTTTGTCGGAGATCACGCTCGTTCCCAAAAATTACATAAAACTCGAGGTCCGTGACGCCGAAAAGATGCTGAAATTAATGGAAGCTCTTGAAGAACACGATGATATCCAGAATGTCTACGCGAACTTTGATATCCCCGACGAGATAATGGCCAAGATCCAATAA
- the queA gene encoding tRNA preQ1(34) S-adenosylmethionine ribosyltransferase-isomerase QueA, translating to MKLTDFDYQISHDQIAQHPLPERDSSRLMVVHKNSGNIEHRIFRDIADCLLPGDLLVLNNARVIPARIFGTKPSGGEVEIMLLKELDKNIWEALVKGQREGKVILENGAIATVSRGNGASAKVTFAGAGLKPVPTDIKNVLSQIGVMPLPPYIKREAVRADAEKYQTVYAEKEGAVAAPTAGLHFTDRLLNIIREKGVDIKTVTLYVGYGTFKPITANDISEHKMDEEFYEIPEATAEAINRAKAEGRRVIAVGTTVTRALESGVGKQRAKGEGQKKDNTPLTPLIRGEFLMGRTSIFIYPGYNFKIIDALVTNFHQPRSTPMMLTSAFAGLELLKQAYAAAQTEGYRFFSYGDAMMIM from the coding sequence ATGAAGCTTACAGATTTTGACTACCAGATATCACACGATCAGATAGCGCAGCACCCCCTGCCTGAACGCGATTCTTCAAGGCTGATGGTGGTCCACAAGAACTCCGGGAATATCGAGCACAGGATATTCAGGGACATCGCTGATTGCCTGCTTCCGGGAGACCTCCTGGTCCTTAATAACGCAAGAGTAATCCCTGCGCGCATTTTCGGAACAAAACCTTCAGGCGGGGAGGTTGAGATCATGCTTCTGAAAGAGCTTGATAAAAATATCTGGGAAGCTCTGGTGAAAGGACAGCGTGAAGGGAAGGTGATACTTGAAAACGGGGCCATTGCAACGGTGTCTCGTGGTAACGGGGCAAGTGCAAAGGTAACTTTTGCAGGGGCTGGTTTAAAACCCGTCCCTACGGACATTAAAAATGTTTTATCCCAGATCGGCGTCATGCCTTTGCCTCCATATATCAAGAGGGAAGCGGTCCGGGCGGATGCGGAAAAATATCAGACCGTTTATGCGGAGAAGGAAGGCGCTGTCGCGGCCCCCACGGCTGGTTTGCACTTTACAGACAGGCTCCTGAATATCATCAGGGAGAAGGGAGTTGACATAAAAACAGTCACCCTTTATGTTGGCTACGGAACTTTTAAACCTATTACCGCTAACGATATTAGCGAGCATAAGATGGATGAAGAATTCTATGAGATCCCGGAGGCAACCGCGGAGGCCATCAACCGCGCAAAGGCCGAAGGCAGGAGGGTCATCGCGGTAGGCACTACTGTTACAAGGGCATTGGAGTCGGGGGTAGGGAAGCAAAGGGCAAAGGGCGAAGGGCAAAAGAAAGATAACACACCCCTAACCCCTCTTATTAGAGGGGAATTTCTAATGGGAAGGACATCCATCTTTATTTACCCGGGGTACAACTTCAAGATAATTGACGCGCTTGTTACAAACTTTCACCAGCCCCGGTCAACTCCCATGATGCTCACATCCGCATTCGCGGGACTTGAGCTTTTGAAACAGGCTTATGCTGCGGCACAAACGGAAGGATACAGGTTTTTCTCATACGGTGACGCGATGATGATAATGTGA
- a CDS encoding PhoH family protein codes for MEEALGIKASIRGSKVFLHGSEKSVNKAERFIKEFYLMNSKGFTISPEDVKFALKALEDTPPKDFSDQAGSVPLQEAEPSSLKEFFLSNIPVSSKKKFIVPRSDAQKKYIDAIKQYDMVIGIGPAGTGKTYLAMAMAINALLNKQVSRIILARPAVEAGEKLGFLPGDLYEKVNPYLRPLYDALFDMMETEKAYQLIEKGIIEIAPLAFMRGRTLNDSFIILDEAQNTTSEQMKMYLTRLGFNSKTVITGDITQIDLPPGKTSGLVEVGRILKDINGVCFIHFSDKDVVRHRLVQEIVKAYERFEKSRSDKQ; via the coding sequence ATGGAAGAGGCCCTCGGCATCAAGGCCTCAATAAGAGGCAGCAAGGTTTTCCTCCACGGCAGTGAAAAGTCTGTAAACAAGGCGGAAAGGTTTATCAAGGAATTTTATTTGATGAACTCCAAAGGCTTTACAATAAGCCCTGAGGATGTTAAGTTTGCTCTGAAGGCCCTTGAGGACACCCCCCCGAAGGACTTTTCTGACCAGGCAGGGTCCGTACCGCTACAAGAAGCCGAACCCTCGTCATTGAAAGAGTTTTTTCTGAGCAATATCCCCGTATCCTCCAAGAAAAAATTCATCGTGCCGCGCTCGGACGCCCAGAAAAAATATATTGACGCGATAAAACAGTATGACATGGTCATCGGCATAGGCCCTGCCGGCACAGGCAAGACATATCTGGCAATGGCAATGGCTATAAACGCGCTTCTCAATAAACAGGTAAGCAGGATCATCCTGGCGAGGCCCGCTGTAGAGGCAGGCGAGAAGCTCGGCTTTCTGCCCGGTGATCTGTACGAAAAGGTCAATCCCTACCTCAGGCCGCTTTATGACGCCCTCTTTGACATGATGGAGACGGAGAAGGCATACCAGCTGATAGAAAAGGGGATCATCGAGATAGCGCCTCTTGCGTTCATGAGAGGCAGGACCCTGAACGATTCTTTCATAATACTTGATGAGGCGCAGAATACGACCTCCGAGCAGATGAAGATGTACCTGACAAGGCTGGGCTTTAATTCAAAGACCGTTATTACCGGTGACATCACTCAGATCGACCTGCCGCCGGGAAAGACGTCCGGGCTTGTGGAGGTCGGAAGGATACTTAAAGACATAAACGGCGTATGCTTTATTCATTTCTCCGACAAAGACGTTGTCAGGCACAGGCTTGTCCAGGAAATTGTAAAAGCTTATGAAAGGTTTGAAAAAAGCCGTAGTGATAAACAATGA